ttttagtagagatggggtttcaccacattggccaggctggtctccacctgccttggcctcccaaagtgttgggattacaggtgtgagccaccatgcccggcctactcttaattttttttttaagtgctcaagctaattttttaattactatttgtagagatgaggtctccctatgttgcccaggctggtctagaattcctgggctcaagtaatcctcctgcctcagctcccaaagtgctgaaattacagacatgagccaccatgcccagttccaCCATTTTTTAAGCAACAACTAACGTTAATCCAAAGACCACCCTGAGGGGACTGGCCACATCCCCCTGGGACCCTCCACTGTTAAAGTCCATCTTCCCTGAGCCATCAGCACCAAGCATCAGATGAACTTCACTGCCCTGGCTCAGTGTTGCCTGTGTGTGAGCCTCAGCTCCCcatcctctctgggcctcagtgtcttcCCTGTGCAGTATGCCCCGCAGTGCCCACCCaatggggttgttgtgaggatttgcTGGAAGGGTGTGTGTGCAAGCCCCTTGTCCAGGACCTGgcctatatgtaaatataataaaagttcGTTGTTATTTCTGTTAATTGCATATTGTACTTGAATACTCCCTGGACagataatgagaaaaatgaggtttGAGTCACCACCCCTGTCACTTGTAACCCTGTGTGACTTGCTTAATCCCTCTAAATCTCAGTTCCTCCATctgtaaaaatctttttttttttttgagacggagtctcgctctgtcacccaggctggagtgcagtggcgcgatctcggctcactacaacctccaactcccgggttcaagcgattctccagcctcagcctcctaagtagctggcattacaggcaccatgcctggctaatttttgtgtttttagtagagatgaggtttcaccatgttccccatgTTGGActaggctgtctcgaactcctcaggtgatccgcctgcctcgttctcccaaagtgctgggattacaggtgtgagccaccgtgcctggccgcaaaAATCTTATAATGCCTTCCTCACAGAGAATAATGAAGGTTAAATGATGAAACGCACAGAGCATTTTAATGCTGAGAAGGGCTTCATGAGGTTGTTGAAAAATGTCAGTGAGGCTCTGGGAGGGCTACAGCCGGAGTGTAGATTAGACTCTGGGTGTAGCCGCATGGCTCAGGAATTGAGTGGAAGAAGAGAGATGATGAGAGAgggggagggacagagagagaggatcAGCCATTCCTTCGTGCCTGCTGAGTGCCTGCCCTGGTCCAGACCCTGTTCTTTGTGCTGGGGGTGCAGCAGTGAACTAAAGAGACAAAGCCCCTGTCCTCGTGGTGCTTATGCTCTAGTGAGTCTGTGGAACAGAGCAGGGGACTGTTGACACCAAATTTAAATGTGCGAATAGGAATGACTATGCAGAAGAGGCCACCAggaagagggacagagagaaatgAGACTCCAGGCTTGATAGAATGACCTTGGGCTGGTGGAAGAGGCAGGTGCTGAAAACAGGCATGGAACCCCTTGCCCTAGGGCAGGGAGAAACCAAGAGAGTCCAAGCTGGGAAAAGAATCAGGTGAGGAGGTTGAGGTGTTGACGAAGGGAGTGTGCTTGGTGATGGGAAAGGTGGGCTCTGAGGAAGGTGTTCCAGGAAGGACTTCTCAGTGTAGGATGGAGCCTTATGGCAGACGCTGGGACCGGGCATCTTCTCCAGAAATGCCCATCTGCCactcaggcaggcaggcaggcagctccCTACCCCTTGAGTTCTGGTGTTTTTCCTactcctttctcccctcccacAAGCTGCCCAACTCCCAGGGACCTGACTGGATGGAGAGTACATACACCTGGACCACTGCAGGCATGGCACAGGGAAGAGAGAATCCAGACCCAAATCACCTCCAACCCACACCTGCTGATTCTTCCGTGCTTTTGTAGCCTGACCCTTCGCTGCCGTCACTCCAACTCCTGTGTGAGGATGTTGAGCTCCTGGGAAAACCGAAGGGAGGGCAGGAGAGACAATACTGTGACCAAAGGCTGAGACTGTGTCATCACTTGGGAATGAAAGCATCAAATGCCACCCCAGGTGGGATTGTTGGCTTCaaggtttttttctccctttcctttctcccttttctcttttcctttatcgAGGTCTGCTATTTACTCAGCAACTCTTCAAAGTCTGTGGTTCTGTGGGACACAATGTGCTAAATGATGCCTGTAAGGGAGGAGGTCGATGTACCTCCACTTCCAAGAAGCTTGACTTTCCGGGGAAGAAAAGACAAGTGAAGCGTAGACATTGCGACTTTTGGCTTCCTGTTTCTGTGAGTTGCAAGGAATCCTGTCCACCTGGCCCTGGAGCCGCCTTCTGGGACCTCATCCTTGCCCCCTGCTGCAGGTGCCATCTCAATTAGTCCTGCTGTCCCTCCTCCCCCTTTCAGATTCCAGCACAATTCTGGAACAGCTCTCCCACCTGGCCGGGGTGAGACTGAGGCTCCACCCTCAAGCACTTGGGCACTGATCCTTTGTGAAGGATGGGGATAGCAAGACAGCGTCTGCAGGGGCCCCTAGAGGGCCGTGGGGATGGCTAGAAAACAGGAATGAACAGACTCACTTCAGCTTATGCCCAGACTCACTTCAGCTTATGCCCAGAAACAAAGAAACCAAGGAGAAGCAAATTCCataagtgcttttattttattggagATGAGCAGGGGAGGCACTGAAAAGTGGGGATAGTGCTGGAAACATGCTGACAGGGCCTGGATTGAGCCCACACAGCAAGGGGCGGGAGCAGGACTCTAACTCCCAATGTTGGGTTTCCCTCTATCGTGCTCTAGCCCCACTGCAACCTAGGGCTTGGAGGATTAGGGAAGCCAGCTGGGATGTTCCAAGAAGAGCCAGGAGGGCGGAGGACTCCAGGAGGAAATGGGTTATTGATACCTGGGTATAGATGAATATTCCCCCAGCTGCCTCCTGGATACCGATTAATATTCCCCCAGCTGCCTCCTGGATACCGATTAATATTTCCCCAGCTGCCTCCTGGATACCGATTAATATTTCCCCAGCTGGTACCTGGGGGTTGATTATTGATACCCCAGATTCCCTCAGGGTGTGGCATGGGCCTCGTTCCCCAACCAGTCCCagggcctccacctccccaggacACACTGGGATTCAGGGTACCCCAGGGGTGATCAGGCAGAACCCTGTGGATGAGAGACCAGGGAGGGCGTTGGGAAAGGATTTTTCCCCCGGCTCCCAGTGAATTAGAACGGGGCAGTCGTCTGGACTCCGAGTCCTGGTGGAGGAGTGAAGCCTTGGGTGAGAGGCCTGTGGCATCGGGAGAAGACTCCCCAGGCAAAGGGCCACTGCCCGGAGCGAGGGCCGCAGCACTGGAGAGGTAAGAGAGTTCTTCAGGCAGCGCTTCCCCCAGGCGGTCCTCAGCCGCAGCAGCCATCATCTGCCAAGGATCCTCAGGGGGCCAGGAATCCATGGCAGGCAGCCCCCACGATGGAGGCCACCTCTGCACTGCAGAACCTCCTGCAGGTGGGAAGCCATCTGATGCAGGCACGCTGAGCTTCAGAGGAACCCTTGCCAAGTCATTAGACCTAGGGTCCAGAGCGGGCTGCGGATGTTCAGAGTTAGAGGGGCCAGTGGAGGAAGGTTGTCCGAGCTGAGGCAAGTTGGTCCCCAAGTTTTGGGAAACTTTCTCCTCCACAACACCGATGCTCCGGGCAAAGAGGCCTGAGGGAAAGGGAAGATAAAGCAACCAGTGGTCTCCAGTCCCCGAGTCCCCAGTTCCCTTTGCTTCCCCTATGCCTATTCTTCCTTTTCCCTCAGGGACCTAAATGTGTACCCTCCTGCCTTTACCCCTTTCCTTAATTCCTGTTTCCTGGGGGACCTCCAGTCCCTCCTGCCCAAGGGCATCACGGCCTCCATACCTGGGAGATGAAGACAGACCAGGAGCAGGCCCAGAGGAGCGCAGCTCCCTGCCACGCGGCCCTGCATCCTGCTCAGCACCCGATCTCCCTCAGCCCCAAGACAGCCAGCCCTTTATCCTGGTAGTGGGGTGGGGGACAGCAGAAACAGGCTGGGCTAGTGGTTGTGAAGACAATAAACCTCCACATTCCACCCTCATTCCTAATGTGGTCTGTGGCAACAGGTGTCACTTGAATGAATGTCCCAGAGGAAGCTGGGTGTCTCCCGCCCTGGCTCCTTTCCTTGACCTCCCTGCCCCTTCTTGGCCCAGGTGTCCTGGCTCACAGCTCATCCCTGGTTGccagcctccccagccctgcttctCTATACACAAGGACCTCCACCCTGGGGTCCCACTCTCTTAATTGCCTCTCTCAGCAACAGAAACACTTGTTTCTTTTTGGGAGCTGGATTGTTTCCTCCCAGCACCCCTTTCTCATGCATCCTCATATCTCCTTCACCTTGGCCCCAACCTGCAGGAGGTTCTGGGGTGCAGAAGTGGCCCCATCTGAGGAGCTGCTCCTACATGAGACCCTGGATCTAGCTAGGGAAATGGACCTGGATGCCATCCTTATGAGATACTGACTAATTCCTGCTGCTGCAGTGACAAATTACCATGAACCGAATGGCTTACAACAACATGGATTTATTACTTTACAGTTTTGGAGATCAGAAGTCTAAAACAGGTCTCAGTGGATTAAAataaaggtgtcagcagggctgtgatTCTTTCTGGGGGCCTCAGGGGAAAATCCCTTTCCCTGCTTTTTCACCTTCTAGAGGCATCCTGTGTTCTTTGGCTCATggtccccttcctccatctccaaagCCAAAATCAGCCATTTCTTACACTGTATCACTCAGacttcctcttctgcctcccatgTCCACATTAAGGGACCTGGTGACTACACTGGACCCACCTGAATAATCCATGATAATCTCTGTGAAGTCAGCCGAATAGCAACCTTAATCCCATCTGGAACCTTAatttccctttgccatgtaacctaaTTCCTacgttccagggattaggatgtggacatctttgatGGTGTTGGGGTTGAAGACATCATTCTGCCTGCTACTGGTGGTCAGATGTGCCACAGAGTATAAGAAACCTTGGGAGAAAGTGGCTATTTCCAAGTAACAGTAGAGGAGAGCCTTTAAATGCTGCTGTCAAATGGCCAGGACTTGATCCTTGTTGAAGCTGGGCGATGAGAATGTAGAGATTCATTAACAGTTTGTtggcttttaaatatgtttgcaaattttattataaaaatgcaatGGCTTTGTTCTCTCCATGGCTTCCGGGAGGCCCCAGGAGTAGGCTTCCCTGGCTGCCCAAGGTCTAAACATGAGCTGTTGGCTGATTCTACTGCTGTGtcctccccacctgcccctgcTGGCTTAACCACTGGAGGAGTGAAGAGCTCCTCTCCAGAACTGGCAGTGGATGGAGCCCAGAGGCCTTTTTGGATGACATGCATGAGTTTTACACAAGCTTTTAATTTGGAGCACAGCAGGAGACTCGAGGAAACACCACATCAGAGAGCCTTCTCTCCCTGCAATTCCCATTCATGAAGCATCTGAGGACCTCGATTCCTGCCATTGGCTGCAGATCAGGGGCCAGATGCTGGACCAAGGGTGATTCAATCCCTTTCTGGTCAATGTAATACATTTTTGCTGATTCCAGACTTGGAGTTTCAACAGTTCTAAATTCAGGACCAGACAGCACCACCCTGATAGGAGGGAATGGGTTAAGTGCTACAGTAGGGGTGAATTCCTTTGCAGCCAAGCAGAGGCTCTGAGAGGtggcctggggtggggggtggggctcCTACAGGGACAAGCACAATCCACTCTGCCCTCCTTGGGATGCGGGAACttcgtccgcctcagcctctccctgCCTGTCTCAGGACTTAAGTCGCATGGACCCCACCACACActccactttctctctcttctccagtGGAAGCGACTCCTCTTTCCCACTGGGGCACTCTGCCTTCTCAGCCCTCACCTGagagccatgttgctcacactcTCACTCTGGACCCCAGCAGAGCAGGGAGTGTGAAGATGGAGAGACCACTGGCAGCTCTGTTCTGCCACAGGCTGGGCCTCTTGATCTAGGCCAGTGAGTCACCCTGCTTGGCTGCACTCCCTGCCCCGCTCCCATCCTCTCAGTCCTTTACTCtctccacccccagctccaggaaCAACGCCCAACTGGCCTCCTACTCAGCTGACAGGAATCTGGTTGGAGTTGTTGTGTCCCAGCCTTCCCAAGCTTCCAGGTGTCCCAGAAACCCAGGAAATCGAGACTCATGACTCCCAGAGAGGATGGCATCTAGAAGGTGAGGAATGCTAATGGTGGAAGAAAAGGAgtttgggtggggaggggaggggaggggagggagagaaaacacTGAGGGCCCTAAATAAGGGGAAGGGGGACCCCACGGTGAATGAGGAATGGGAAGAGAATGGATTTCCTGGAGCAATGAGAGAGGAGGGAAATGGCGGAAGGATCTGGGAGGCCAGGCAATCTCTGCtttcagttcaacaaatatttattgtcttccTCCTCTGTGGGAGGAGCTGGAAGGTAGAAGAGAAACACAGCCCGCTTTTGAAGGAAAATGAGGGACACAGAGACCTCTAGAGGCGTAGGAAGAGCACCACCCAGACTCTCAGAGGAGACCCAGGACTCCAAGAAGGCAAAAAGTCTGCACCTAGTCCCCACAGTTTACTGAGCCATCTGTCCAGGATCCAGGGACAGCAGGGAGCCTGCTCCAACCTCTGAGGGTGCCCCAGTGTCTCCCTCACCCAGGGAATCATCTGGGCACTGAGGGAAATGGCCACAGGAAGGGGCTGAGATAAGGGCCTTGAGAGGCAATGGGTGTGTTGGGGACGGTGATCTAGGAGGGCGTGGTGAGCTCTGTAATGGAGGGTGGGGTGGAATTGGGAGCGAAAGCCCAGTGGCATATTGGGTGGGTTGACTAGATGTCGAAGAGAGGTCAGTGAAAAGTGGCCACTGTTTCCAGATGATGGTTTGACTTTGCTTTATTTGgtaaaggggaagaggaaggtaTAACTTCTTCAGGCGTCAGAGGTGCTCTGAGAGCATTTCAGGGGTTTCCCAGTTGAGAAGGTGATGGGGGTGTTACTCAATGGACCATTTCAACACAGTAGAGGGAATTGTAAGGGGTGGTGATCTGGCTGAGGGGCACTGTGGTGGAATGGGAATTTAAACAGTAGGAGAGAATCAAGAGAGGAGCTTTGAATCTACCATtttgagaagaggaaggaggaaggggtgaTAAGAGAGAGTCTGCAACCTTAGGGTAGTAGAGAAAGCAGAACCACTCTTTTGGGAAGGAGGGAAACTGAGCTAACCCTATGCCTGGGCACTGGCCTTCTCCCATATGGGATATAGTGTATGTGCTTGTTTGTGCCcaaggcatgcacacacacaacagtTGACTTATGGACTGTCGAGTAACTCTCCTTGGGGTAGGAAAACTTCAGGGTCAGCTAGCTGGGGCCCCAGAGGCTTCACTTGGGCTAGGATATCCCGGATGGAGCGGCAGGGGATCTTTCCAGCACTGCTGGAGCCACAGGGCTTGGCACCAGCGGAGGGATCAGGATGGGGAGAGCCATCGGGGCCCCCAGTCAGTGTCAAGGAGGAGACAGACATGCAAGGGTGACCAGAAGAGCTGGACTTGCTGCCACAAGGCTGAAGGATGATTTTGCCACTCGATTGGGAACTGGAGCTGCTGCTGAAGGAGCCGGTGCCTGGTGGGGAGCAGGGGCTCTGGGAAGCACTGCCGCAGGGATGGTAGGGTGAACCGGAGCTGCTGGAAATGCTAGAACTGCTGGGGACTCGAGAACTGGAGGGAGAGCAGGGTCCCTTGGAGCCCGTGGAGCCGCCTCCACAGAGCTGGACCCCACCAGTCCCCACTGGCTGGAACGCAATGGCCGAGGAAGCTGCCGACTGGCTGGGGATGATGGGGTTGCTGGAGAAGTATTTGCCCTCAGAGATGGGGGGCCCAGCTGCAAAGGAAGGGACCCCTGGAGAGCCTTTCACAGGGTTCTCTTTGGTGAAGTAGCCCACAGGATAGATTTTACCCTTACTGTAGGTCATGCCTGGAACCAGATAA
This DNA window, taken from Homo sapiens chromosome 6 genomic scaffold, GRCh38.p14 alternate locus group ALT_REF_LOCI_5 HSCHR6_MHC_MCF_CTG1, encodes the following:
- the C6orf15 gene encoding uncharacterized protein C6orf15 precursor; the encoded protein is MQGRVAGSCAPLGLLLVCLHLPGLFARSIGVVEEKVSQNLGTNLPQLGQPSSTGPSNSEHPQPALDPRSNDLARVPLKLSVPASDGFPPAGGSAVQRWPPSWGLPAMDSWPPEDPWQMMAAAAEDRLGEALPEELSYLSSAAALAPGSGPLPGESSPDATGLSPKASLLHQDSESRRLPRSNSLGAGGKILSQRPPWSLIHRVLPDHPWGTLNPSVSWGGGGPGTGWGTRPMPHPEGIWGINNQPPGTSWGNINRYPGGSWGNINRYPGGSWGNINRYPGGSWGNIHLYPGINNPFPPGVLRPPGSSWNIPAGFPNPPSPRLQWG